Part of the Pseudorasbora parva isolate DD20220531a chromosome 13, ASM2467924v1, whole genome shotgun sequence genome is shown below.
TGTCACACTTGCAGATGAACATATTACAGTCATTATTACTGCCTAAAAGAGAGAAAGGGGTAAAGAAGTGTGCTCAATTGTATCGAATGTGCACTTGTAGTGTACATCAAACCTTAAAagtacaaacctgattccaaaaaagttgggacactgtacaaattgtgaataaaaggaatgcaataatttacaaatcttgtaaacttatattttattcaaaatagaatgtagataacatatcaaatgttgaaagtgagacactTTGAAATGTCAtaccaaatattggctcattttggatttcatgagagctacacattccagaaaagttgggacaggtagcaataagaggtcggaaaatttaaatgtacatataaggaacagctggaggaccaacttattaggtcaattggcaacacgatctcagagtggcagtgtctctgcCAGATGGcggaggatcaccaattcccccaatgctgctgtgaaaaatagtggagcaatatcagaaaggagtttgtTGGAGAAaatttgcaaagagtttgaagttattaGCATCTAAAGTGCATAAtgtcatccaaagattcagagaatctggaacaatctctgtgcttAAGGGTCAAAGCTgtaaaaccatactggatgaaTGTGATCTTGGGGCCCTTAGACACCACTGCATCACTTACGGGAacgctactgtaatggaaatcacgaCATGGGCTCAGGGATAGtttcagaaaacattgtcggtgaacacaatccaccgtgccctTAACCGTTgctggctaaaactctataggtcaaaaaacaAGCCAAATCTAAACATTATCCAGAAGCTCAGGTGTTTTCTCTGGgacaaggctcatttaaaatggactgtggcaaagtggaaaactgttctgtggtcagatgaatcaaaatttgaagttctttttggaaaactgcgatgccatgtcatccggactaaagagaacaaggacaacccaggttgttatcagcgctcagttcagaagtctgcatctctgatggtatggggttgcatgagtgcgtgtggcatgggcagcttacacatctggaaaggcaccatcaatgctgaaaggaatatccaagttctagaacaacatattctcccatccagacatcgtctctttcagggaagaccttgcattttccaacatgacaatgccagatcATGTACTTCATCAATttcaacatcatggctgcgtagaagaagtaTCCGGATACTGAAATtaccagcctgcagtccagctctttcacccatagaaaacatttggtgcatcataaagaggaagatgcgacaaagaagacctaaaaCAATTGAGCATCTAGAAGCCCGTGTTAGACAtaaatgggacaacattcctattcctaaacttaagCAAATTGTCTtctcagtccccagacatttgcagacAGATAAAAAGAAGCGGCACACGGCTCTTCTTTTCAGTTCTTCTTTTTGTCTTTCTTGTCATTTTGTCTTTCTTGTTTGTGCACTATCAGTTCTTATAACATTCGTTACACCCATCAGAACCTCTTGGACATTGGTGACAAGAATCAGATAtctattttgagtatttttaaTTCCACGCACAGCATCCCAGGTGACATAGCAACACCGCCAAGCTCCCCGTGGATTGTTGTCGGGGTTAGGAGGCGCCAGAGacggaggagggagaggaagcaGAAACAGGGCTGCATGTCTGGTGTTATGCTAAGGCTAAGAAAACAACCACACAAGCCACCTCTACCGAGCCTGTATCTCTCCAATGCCAGATCTCTGGTGCATAAAACGGATGACTTGGAATTACAACTTGCTTGAAATCGCTATGACCATAATTGCTGTGTTTTGATTATCACTGAAACATGGTTTCACATGGGGATACCCGATGCTAGTGTGCAGCTAGCAGGTCACACTGCTTCGATGGGACAGGACTGAGGACTCTGGTAAGAGTAGAGGTACGAGTCTCTGTATGTGCGTGCATAAGAACTGGTGTAATAATGGGACAATTATAGATAAACACTGTTCCCCTGATCTCGAGTATATGTATGTAAGATATCTGCTTTTTTTTACCCAGAGAGCTAACAGTATTGATTGTATATTCCACCCAATGCCAGTGTAAACACACCGCTCTCCTACTGAACATGATAAACGAACAACAGCAGGTCCAACCCGATGGTTTTCATAAAATTGCAGGAGACTTTAATAAGGCCAACTTGGAGTCTGTACTCCCGAAATTCTACCAACATGTCAAGTGTCCTACTAGAGGTGAGAACATTAAGCACGTGAACAGAGCCATACCTCTCCTCAATCTAGCGCATTTAGACCATCTCTCTCTCCTACTCTTCCCAGACAACACTCCCCTTAGACGCAGAGCCAGACCTACCATTAAGACTGTTACAACCTGGCCTGAAATCCACTTTCCAAACTACAGGATTGCTTCAGCCAGATGGATTGGGACTTATTTGAACATCAGGAGTTGGACACATTTGCAGGAACAGTACTGGACTATATCAGGTTCTGTATTGGAAATGTGACAGTGACTCCTCAAAGCCTGCGACTCTGCCATCAGGTCTGTACAGGACTGCTCGAGCCGACCTGAAAAGTGGAATTAAGAAAGCCAAGGGGGACCACAAGAGGAGCATAGAGTCCCACCTGTCCAGGAATAATATACAGGAGGTGTGGCAGGACATACAAGACATCACAAACTATAGAGACTGTGATGGAACAATAGGAGATCTGAGTGCGCCGCTGTTAGAGGAGTTAAACTACTTCTTTGCTCGCTTTGAAACATTAAAACAGCAGCACTCATCTGCTCCAACCCTGCATTCGCATTCACCTCCATCTGGTTCTTGCACTAATCCAGCCCTGCCCCTATCACTGCCTGGTCTCGGCACCACTCAACTCTCTGTGAGGGAGCATGATGTCAGACAAGTATTCCTAGCAGTGAACCCAAGGAAGGCTTCTGGCCTAGATGGAGTTCCTGGTAAGGTTTTCAGAACATGTGCCCACCAGCTCACCCTCCTCTTCACCAGAATCTCAACCGCTCCCTGGCTTAGGCAGTCATCCTGTCCTGTTTAAAAACATCCATAATCATCCCAATGCCGAAGAAGTCTCCCATTACCAGCCTGAATGATTATCATCCTGTTGCCCTCACTCCGGTAGGCATGAAGTGCTTTGAGAGACTAGTTCTTCATCATATCAAAGGTTATTTCCCCTTAGACTTCGACCCCCATCAGTTTGCATATTGTGCGAACAGATCCACAGAGGATGCCATCGCCATAGCTCTCCACTCTGCGTTGAGCCACCTAGAGCAGCAGCAGAGCTACGTCCAGATGCTCTTTGTGGATTACAGCTCAGCTTTTAAAACAATCATCCCGGACATTCTCATAAATAAACTTTTCATTCTCTGCCTCCCCCCTCTTACATGTGTCTGGATAAAGCCCTTTCTCACAACCGGTTCCAGATGGTAAGACTTGGTCCCCACCTCTTCTCCACTTGCACATTGAGCACTGGGGACACAAAGCTGTGTGATGAGCCCTCTCCTGTAGAGTCTCTACACCCATGACTGTAGTCCAGCCCATAACAACAACTTGATTGTCAAGTTGATGACACCACAGTGGTCGGACTTATCTCAAAGCGAGGCAAGGCAGCTTACAGAGGGGAGGTTCTGAACTTGTCAGTCTGGTGTTCAGAGAATAACCTGGCTCTGAATACCAATAAAACTAAAGAGATCATTGTCAACTTCAGGAAGAGCAGCACCAACCTAGACCCACTTTACATCAGCGGTGAGTGTGTAGAGAATGCCCTCACCTTCTGGTTTCTTGGCGTCCTTATCTCTGCTGACATCTTCTGGACAGACAACACCACAGCGGCTATTTAGAAGGCTCAACAGTGGCTGGACTTTCTGTGGGTTCTCAGGAAGTGCAACCTGGATTCCAATCTGCTGCTGACCTTCTAACGCTCGTCTATTGAGAGTCTACTGACGTACTGTATCACAGTATGGTACGTCAGCTGCACTGAGGCAGTCAGGGAGAGGCTTCAGAGAGTAGTAAAGGCAGCGCAGAAGATCATCAGCTGCCCTCTCCCCTCCTTGATGGATATTTATACCTCCCGCTGCCTTAGCAGAGCGAAAAACATTATCAAGGACAGCTCTCACCCTGGCTTTGATCTGTTTAACCTGTTGCCCTCAAGGAGGCGCTACAGGTGCATTAGAACAAGGACCAACAGATTTAAGAACAGTTTTTTTTCCACAAGCCATAATCACATTAAACTCACATATGGACTGATTTCACAGTCTAACTCCGTAACTCTCGGACTTACTGTGCAATATTTaacagtgatatttttaataatattgatAATTAATTATCTCTCCCTTTGCACAACTATTTAATTCTATGTTGTTATGTTTCTTGCTGGTATTGGAAAGGAGTTGCTCTCAGTCTCATTGTACATGTGTATAGTGCAATACATGGCATTTCTTtttcattgcattctgtttttattcacaatttgtacagtgtcgggtttgtatatttaaacaaaactaCTTGCTGATAATACAATAATGAATCAAAAGTCACTTAAGAGAGTGCACTTCCATGAATGTTTCATATATGCTTAAATACACTTTATAGTGCACCTTTGAATGTGAACTAAATTCAACTTTtcttgaaataaaaagttttaccTTAAAGGACATTTTAAATCATTGTTGTAAAATTTTGTTGTTTCAAGAAGGACACTTATTTTGATATGTTGACTAATCTACTAAAGCACAATTAAAGTATTTGATTATGAtttgattatgattatgattaacTTATTTGTTATTCAGTATTACATTTTAAGTTAATATATTTACTGCAAtatattatttactttttagggAACTCTTATAATACAATGCTGAAAATAAGTCTTCCATATTTTCAACATCCTTGGTGTTACAGAATGTAGACCCAAGGtcctttcacaccggacgcgcaaCGACAAATCGTAGCGAATAAGCGAATATTTCGTATGCAAATATTTtgcgtcaaaaccattcacatcagccgcgacacgAATTTGCGACGTTTCAGGGACATTCCGAAACGTTCACGGTGATAGCTGAGAAAACATGGAcacttcatcattcagtgaagacgagcttttcattttatttaaaagacagAAAAGGTTTTAGGTGCACCCAGTCGTGAAAGAAAagagagtctgaaggggagtaTGCTAATCTTGTACAGGAGCTAAAATTTTATCGTGGCCGGTTCTGCACCTACTTTCTAAAGTCTCtgggacaatttgaggagcTCCTCCAGAGGTTGGTAACGTTAGCAGCGCATCTGACAAGACTAACCGCGCACTTCAGGGAACCAATCGATCCGGAGCAGATGTTTCCAGTTGagtcacaatgtaaacatttaagtgccacagacatactgatggcaacacattcactttccataatcgcggacacaaggtttagaaaaaaaatcaacgatttataaaaggttattgctgtctgtagcaTACAGTGGGTAAACACAGCTGAAGGTGTACAGGTTTAACTAGACCTACagctgtaatctcatgagaaatgCCTTACCTGGCAAAGGTTAATGTAGAGTGAATAGCtcgtgacatcaactggacatttcatcacctttgtttccttgtatgtgattggttgaagccgtttCTGTCGCCActagagttaaaaaaaaaatcgacatcGAAACGGAAAAAATAAATCTTGTTTTTTTGCCGCAGCACATTCGCGTTCGGTGGAAGACAACAGAGCTGATCAAAAAATACAACCATTGCACAAATTATTTGCATGTCAaaatcgcgtccagtgtgaaagggccttcaGACAGAGAAATGCAGATAATTGTGAGCTTTATTTACAGCACTGAACTACACTATATGTGGCCACAGAGACAAAGGACATATATCCTTTCTCCCCAAAATGTTTTTGGTGGGAGCTTGTAAACCGGAGCGGACTCTGGAGCTAGAACATGGTGCCGGAGTGGACACTGAACTGAGTagactcaggggctggagccgacgaTGGTGCggactcaggggctggagccgacaatGGAGCGGACTCGGGTGCTGGAGCTGACAATAGAGTGGACTCAGGGGTTGGAGCCAACAATGTAGTGGACTCATGGGCCAGAGAACTGAGTGGACTCAGGGTCTGGAGCTGAGAATTGAGCggactcaggggctggagctgaGAATTGAGCGGACTTAGGGGCTGGAGCTGAGAATTGAGCTGACTCAGGGGCTGGAGTTGAGAACTGAGCTgactcaggggctggagctgaGAATTGAGGGGACTCAGAGGCTGGAGCCGACAATGGAGCAGACTCAAGGGCTGGAGCCGACAATGGAGTggactcaggggctggagccgacaatGGAGCggactcaggggctggagccatcaaTGGAGCGGAGTCAGGGGTTGGAGCCGACAATGGAGCagactcaggggctggagctgaCAATGGAGCGgagtcaggggctggagccgacaatGGAGCggactcaggggctggagccgacaatGGAGCggactcaggggctggagccgacaatGGAGCggactcaggggctggagccgacaatGGAGCggactcaggggctggagctgaCAATGAACTATTCTCAGTGCCTAGAGCCAATTAAATTATAATGATACATGTTGCTTACAACCCTACAAAAAACAAGCAATTTTGAAAATGGATGCCTCTTTTGGCCTTTTAGGAGTCACTGATATGGGATGAAATCCTGAGATTAATTTTCACTCACCCAGACATGTGATCGTTCTGGTGTTCTTATCGCACTGGTAGTCATATATGTTTGTGTAGGGACTGTCAAACAATGACGTGCAGGACTCAAGAGTCTCGGCTTTGGCATAGCAGTTATCATGGGTAAAACAACACCTACCAGGTCATAAGAGAGGAAACATTcttataacaaaaataattattaattaacacAATTAAAACAATGTAGCACATTCCAACAATAAAATCAACTCACCGGTCGAGCTGGTCAACTGGCGACCCTTGACCACCAAAACCACAATAGCAGCCATAGTCTGCAAAGTTCAGTGCCGAACTGTTCGGTATTATGCACTCGATCATGTTCTTAAATTGCAGCAAGTTTTTCATATTGTACAGATGCGCTTCAGAGAAAATATTACTGTTAGAGAGTCAAGTGCTAAATTATGATAAGGCCACAGTTTAGGGAAACACACTCTTATCTATGAATAGAGGGACAGCCTTTACataacacacaaacataaagggttagttcacccaaaaattaaaatgatttaattaattactcaccctcatgtcgttggacacccgtaacaccttcgttctagcctgacaagccagacccacatcaagatgtttggtctggaaactcaccatagacagggct
Proteins encoded:
- the LOC137038133 gene encoding phospholipase A2-like, which encodes MHVHLALLILTVTLPPSHLYNMKNLLQFKNMIECIIPNSSALNFADYGCYCGFGGQGSPVDQLDRCCFTHDNCYAKAETLESCTSLFDSPYTNIYDYQCDKNTRTITCLGSNNDCNMFICKCDKAAAECFAQSPYNASNNHLPSSVCSSSSREISSFITTLVAFIVTLTILYGNKISCSQ